AGCATTAGCTTCTAGACTAAAGAAGAGCCCCTGATGTCGGACCTGAAACGAAACGGTTAAAGTGGTTTTTCAACATCTGCgtttttccaatttttaTGGGATGAGAATTTGATCCGGACCGTCTCCAAGTCGTGTTTCTTGCGCCCATTGTTTATCtcatattgttgttgtatttGTGGTACGTCGCGTACAATAAAGAGCATTCCTGGTCTAGACTGTTGTGGACACGATCGCAATCCTCCAGCTGAAACAATCAGAAGCAATTGCATCAGGTGTCGAGTCAGCTGACCTCTTCCAACTAATTTCAGCGGCCCTTGGTTCTGTTCTCCTGATAAGGACATTTTTTGCATAGACGTTTCATCTCATCTCCCGAAGCAGCAACTTCTCTAGATAGTGGTGAGGCGGTCGTCTCAGGAGTTCTGGCTCGTCTTTACGTCTTCGCATCTCATCTTTTCGTCTTTAAGTTCCTGACCCTCGTACTTTCGTACTTCGCACATTTCCCCTAATACGAATGGCGATCATTACGTAATATTCTGCCATCCCAAATTGCTCTGGATCGCTGCGAGGCTGAAACGGAAAGTCATCATCCGTTGATCCTTGTGTCCTTTCGTTGTCTACGCCCAATCTTTTGCAATCGGACATTAACCATCGAAGTCATGCATATGTTCCATTCTGTCAATACAAATTTGATTCACGAAGCAAAACCGGTGCACCTCCCGACAACTTCCGCACAGAGCGGAAAAACAATCTGCTCAAACTAGCTGGAACACTTTCCCAAACGGGGTTTGAGAACAGAACTGGAAACTGGAGTCATGGATTAGATTACGCTGTACGGCCATTGGTCAAAATGGCAGACGAGCCAGCGCTCAACTGATGTAAAGAGGAAGAACTCGGAAACGGAATATGGCTTCCATGCTCTGAATGAAACTCCGTATTCCCTAGCTAATACCCGCACCCCAGCCGTATGGCTGTACCAGTGACTCCGAGACATCTGCTTGTAGAGTAAGCGATTTCACCAAAAAGTCGAATTGAAAACGAATCCAACTATCAGTCCATATTTCTCTACCGGTCTTTCCATGAAGACATCTGAGTTACTGTTACACTCGACAAGCTACACTCTACTAAATGGCTGTTCCAAAAAAGCCCCTTCAGATGGAAGTATGGCCGCGGAATCAATGGTATATAAATAAATGTAAAATTGCGCAAAGCTAATACTCAAATTATAATATTATAATATTATATCTAAGTCTGCAATGTTTTTTCTGTTGCTCATAGACTCTCGTAATTCCTATAAATATAACTGATTCCAGTGCAATTCCATCTTTATCCCTTTTCTCCTCTTCCTCATCCAGTCTAGCAATTCAATTAAATTACAATGCTTTCTGTGCAGACTACAAGAGCCGCCAAGTTGCAACTAGGTCAATTACCTCTGATTGCCTACACCGCCAGAAGTGGAAGACTTCACCACCAATTCTACTCCACCGTTGCTGAAAAGACAGCCAACCCTACGCCAAACACCTCAGATAAAACTAATATTTTTGATATTAGAACCAAGGTGTACGATGAGACTGATATAAGAAAACATGACGACAATCAGTTTATCACCCATCCTTTATTTCCTCATCCTACGTTTTCGCAGGAAGATTGTTTGAAAGTTGGTTACGAACATCGTCCTCCTCGGACTTTTGGTGACAAAATGGCTTTCAGAGGCATTGAACTTGTCAGAGGTTCTTTCGACTTTGTCACCGGTTAcaagaagccaaagacACAGGCTGATATCGATTCAGGTTTTAAAGGTACCAGATACGAGATGACAGAAGGTAAATGGTTGACCAGATGTATATTCTTAGAAAGTATTGCTGGAGTTCCAGGTGCCGTTGCTTCCTTCATCAGACACTTGCATTCTTTAcgtttgttgaagagagaCAAAGCCTGGATCGAAACCTTACTTGATGAAGCATTCAACGAAAGAATGCATTTACTTACCTTCATCAAGATTGGCAAACCTAGTTGGTTCACCAGAACAATCATCTACGTCGGCCAAGGTGTATTCTgcaacttgttcttcttgttctactTGGCCAACCCTAAGTATTGTCACAGGTTTGTTGGCtaccttgaagaagaggctGTTAGTACCTACACTCATTTCGTTCATGAATTACAATCAGGTAAGCTTCCCAAGTTTGAGAACATCAAGATTCCAACCATTGCATGGCAATACTGGCCAGAGTTGACCGAGAATTCGTCCatgttggacttgatttTAAGAATCAGAGCCGACGAAGCCAAGCACAGAGAAGTCAACCACACCTTGGCCAATTTAGATCAAAGAAAGGACAGAAATCCATTTGGGTTGGCAATTCCGGATCTCAAGGAACCGCAACCCGAAAGTGGCTTAAAGGTTACGAAACCCCACGGCTGGgagaaggaagaattgaaattgtaaGAATTGCTCAGGTTTCCCGATTTCTTTCTACATCATTTTTGTATCGTTGTTCATAGTTAGGTTTTTACGAAGAATGAAGTCATGATTAGCACGAAGTTGATTGCACCGTAGTAGCCGCTGGAAACAGCTACAGTTTAATCGAGAGTAGCTGCAAGTCAGACCTGTATGGAATCAAAATCGGAGTTGCAGCAATATCAAATCCCGCGCAAGTTGAGAGACATCTCTTAGCAATATCGAGACCAATACGATGAAGTTAGGAATTGGCCGATAAGAGAACGGAGAAATATTATACAAAGCAGAACCTGGGGCTTTGCAGGATAAAGAGGAAATGGAAGCAAGGCTACGAGAAAAGCACGAAGAATGGGGGACTGGACCAGTAGTTATTTAGGTGCGATTAACATTGATAATATTGCTACAGAGCCAAACGCCACGAAGCTTTCCGCAAAGTAGCAGTGCTGTGTACGTATTTTACGGGGTTCCATACGTTGCAGCAACGGGTTCTTGATTTCCGCTGTTACTAGAGCAAAGATAGAGGATGGAAAATAAGTCAGACCACCTTTGTCAATTGGACTAATATTATATGAGAAGCGTAAGACTAAAAAATGTACGAGAGCAAAAGAAATTATACCAAAAATTGCAAACACCATTTTTTTCCGGTAGCAAAACACAAACGTCGGTCTTCTGAAGTCAACCCGTTCAAGT
This Scheffersomyces stipitis CBS 6054 chromosome 3, complete sequence DNA region includes the following protein-coding sequences:
- the AOX1 gene encoding Alternative oxidase, mitochondrial precursor (SHAM-sensitive terminal oxidase) (STO1) (Alternative oxidase, mitochondrial precursor (SHAM-sensitive terminal oxidase) (AOX1)~go_component mitochondrial membrane~go_process respiratory gaseous exchange) is translated as MLSVQTTRAAKLQLGQLPSIAYTARSGRLHHQFYSTVAEKTANPTPNTSDKTNIFDIRTKVYDETDIRKHDDNQFITHPLFPHPTFSQEDCLKVGYEHRPPRTFGDKMAFRGIELVRGSFDFVTGYKKPKTQADIDSGFKGTRYEMTEGKWLTRCIFLESIAGVPGAVASFIRHLHSLRLLKRDKAWIETLLDEAFNERMHLLTFIKIGKPSWFTRTIIYVGQGVFCNLFFLFYLANPKYCHRFVGYLEEEAVSTYTHFVHELQSGKLPKFENIKIPTIAWQYWPELTENSSMLDLILRIRADEAKHREVNHTLANLDQRKDRNPFGLAIPDLKEPQPESGLKVTKPHGWEKEELKL